In Treponema sp. OMZ 798, the following proteins share a genomic window:
- a CDS encoding 5'-methylthioadenosine/adenosylhomocysteine nucleosidase: MKIGIFGAEEQEVKLLKKHLVGEIRKIAGLNFFTGTIMGKDVVLVCSGIGKVNAALCCQILISEFKVDAVINTGAAGGLIEDLKVFDIVVSSEAVQHDVDATAFGYPLGQVPMTKSPFWPADKKLKNLAVKAFKTMQQEHDDEHIKNLKLVEGLIASGDVFVSDEKIRARIIKEFNPACVEMEGAAAAQVCKINKIPFLILRSISDTAGRDEAAKISYDVFSAQAAKDSSLLVLQMLKML; encoded by the coding sequence ATGAAGATAGGAATTTTCGGCGCTGAAGAGCAGGAAGTTAAACTTTTAAAAAAGCATTTAGTTGGGGAAATTCGTAAAATTGCCGGCCTTAATTTTTTTACCGGTACGATAATGGGAAAGGATGTTGTTCTGGTTTGCAGCGGAATAGGCAAGGTGAATGCAGCTCTTTGCTGTCAAATTCTTATTTCGGAGTTTAAGGTTGATGCCGTAATAAACACAGGGGCTGCCGGCGGTCTGATAGAAGACTTAAAGGTTTTTGATATTGTTGTATCGTCGGAAGCCGTTCAGCACGATGTGGATGCAACGGCCTTCGGCTATCCTCTTGGACAGGTGCCTATGACAAAGTCGCCTTTTTGGCCTGCCGATAAAAAGCTTAAAAATCTCGCCGTAAAAGCCTTTAAGACTATGCAACAAGAACATGACGATGAGCATATAAAAAATTTAAAACTTGTTGAAGGCCTCATTGCCTCAGGAGATGTTTTTGTATCCGATGAAAAAATCAGGGCAAGGATTATCAAAGAATTTAATCCTGCCTGTGTTGAAATGGAAGGTGCCGCCGCAGCTCAGGTGTGCAAAATAAATAAAATCCCCTTTTTAATTTTGAGAAGTATTTCCGATACGGCCGGCAGGGACGAGGCTGCTAAAATTTCTTATGATGTTTTTTCGGCACAGGCAGCAAAGGATTCCTCTCTTCTGGTGCTGCAAATGCTGAAGATGCTTTAA
- a CDS encoding 3-dehydroquinate synthase family protein: protein MDSFEFTTVQGKTEVFYCDEPSLPPVGISGGMYIADSNTASIARAAKNFRSDLPLVIIEAGEEHKNFTSLVLILKTALDAGLSRNSVFIGAGGGLVCDLAAFAASVYMRGAKCKLVPTSLLAMADAAIGGKTAINFDGYKNMVGTFFKADEVYISPKVLKSLSEEEYLSGLSEIFKMGLLYSNDIYQAFRTQKEKILARDEDLCLELVKQAVEAKAQVVSRDFDEKNERAFLNLGHTFGHALESVLNFSQVSHGEAVAWGISRALLVGKKLGLTDPAYTDEVIDLIKVYGLPDESVLPDPDEIILAMKKDKKNINGKIRLILQKNICETFTCEVSEDIIREVL from the coding sequence ATGGATAGCTTTGAGTTTACAACGGTTCAAGGAAAAACTGAAGTTTTTTACTGCGATGAGCCTTCTTTACCGCCTGTAGGCATATCGGGCGGAATGTACATTGCCGATTCCAATACGGCCTCTATCGCAAGGGCTGCAAAGAATTTCCGTTCTGACCTTCCATTGGTTATAATTGAAGCCGGAGAAGAACATAAGAATTTTACCTCCCTTGTGCTCATCTTAAAAACAGCCCTCGATGCGGGCTTAAGCCGTAATTCTGTTTTTATCGGAGCCGGAGGCGGCCTTGTTTGCGATTTGGCGGCTTTTGCTGCCTCGGTTTATATGAGGGGGGCAAAATGCAAGCTTGTTCCTACAAGTCTTTTAGCCATGGCTGATGCAGCCATAGGCGGAAAAACCGCAATAAATTTTGACGGTTATAAAAACATGGTTGGAACCTTTTTTAAGGCTGATGAAGTTTACATAAGTCCCAAGGTTTTAAAAAGCTTAAGCGAGGAAGAATATCTTTCAGGTTTGTCGGAAATATTTAAGATGGGCCTTTTATATTCAAACGATATTTATCAAGCCTTTAGGACTCAAAAAGAAAAGATATTGGCAAGGGATGAGGACCTTTGTTTAGAGCTTGTAAAACAGGCCGTTGAGGCTAAGGCTCAGGTTGTAAGCCGCGACTTTGACGAAAAAAATGAAAGGGCCTTTTTAAACCTAGGGCATACTTTTGGTCATGCACTGGAGTCGGTTTTAAACTTTTCTCAAGTTTCTCACGGAGAAGCTGTTGCTTGGGGAATCTCGAGGGCTCTGCTTGTAGGTAAAAAACTTGGCTTGACCGATCCCGCTTATACTGATGAGGTTATAGATCTTATCAAGGTCTACGGCTTGCCGGATGAATCGGTTTTACCTGACCCGGATGAAATAATTTTAGCAATGAAAAAAGATAAAAAAAACATAAACGGAAAGATCCGTTTAATTTTGCAAAAAA